A genomic segment from Mus musculus strain C57BL/6J chromosome 13, GRCm38.p6 C57BL/6J encodes:
- the Serpinb9e gene encoding serine (or cysteine) proteinase inhibitor, clade B, member 9e: MNTLSQANGTFAIHLLKVLCQDNPSENVCYSPMSISSALAMVLLGAKGDTAVQICQALHLNPDEDVHQGFQLLLHNLNKPNNQKYCLTMANRLFVENTCELLPTFKKSCLKFYHSEIEQLSFAEAAEESRQHINMWVSKQTKGKIPDLLSEDSVDSQTRLILANALYFQGTWCKFFEKDSTKEVPFKINKKETRPVQMMWQEDTFFHAYVKEIQAQVLVMPYEGIDLNFVVLLPDQGVDISKVENNLTFEKLTAWTKPEFMNRTELHVYLPKFKLQEDYDMNSLLQHLGILDVFNGSKADFSGMSTKENLCLSKFVHKCVVEVNEEGTEAVAASAGKIILFCDGPDPEVFCADHPFLFFIMHSTTNSILFCGRFSSP, translated from the exons ATGAATACTCTGTCTCAAGCCAATGGCACCTTTGCCATCCATCTTTTGAAGGTGCTCTGTCAAGACAACCCTTCAGAAAATGTGTGTTATTCTCCTATGAGCATCTCCTCTGCTCTAGCCATGGTTCTCTTGGGTGCAAAGGGAGACACTGCAGTCCAGATATGTCAG GCACTTCATTTAAACCCAGATGAAGATGTCCATCAGGGCTTCCAGTTGCTTCTCCATAACCTGAACAAGCCAAACAACCAAAAGTACTGCCTTACTATGGCCAACAGGCTCTTTGTAGAAAATACTTGTGAATTACTTCCA acatttaaaaagtCCTGTCTTAAATTCTATCACTCTGAGATTGAGCAGCTCTCTTTTGCCGAAGCTGCAGAGGAGTCCAGGCAACACATAAACATGTGGGTCTCCAAACAGACTAAAG GTAAAATTCCAGACTTATTGTCAGAAGACTCAGTTGATTCACAGACCAGGCTAATTCTCGCCAATGCTTTATACTTCCAAGGAACATGGTGTAAATTCTTTGAAAAAGATAGCACCAAGGAAGTGCCCTTTAAGATAAATAAG AAGGAAACAAGGCCAGTGCAGATGATGTGGCAGGAAGACACATTTTTCCATGCCTATGTGAAGGAAATCCAGGCACAAGTGCTGGTGATGCCCTATGAGGGCATAGATTTGAATTTCGTGGTCCTACTCCCAGATCAGGGTGTGGACATCAGCAAG GTGGAAAACAATCTCACCTTTGAGAAGTTAACAGCCTGGACCAAACCAGAGTTTATGAATCGCACTGAGCTTCATGTTTATCTTCCAAAATTTAAACTACAAGAGGATTATGATATGAATTCCCTATTACAGCATTTGGGAATCTTGGATGTCTTCAATGGAAGCAAAGCTGACTTCTCAGGAATGTCTACTAAGGAAAACCTGTGTCTGTCCAAGTTTGTTCACAAGTGTGTAGTAGAGGTCAATGAAGAAGGAACAGAGGCTGTTGCAGCCTCTGCTGGCAAAATTATACTTTTCTGTGATGGTCCTGATCCCGAAGTTTTCTGTGCTGAccaccccttccttttcttcatcatGCACAGCACAACTAACAGCATCCTGTTCTGTGGCAGATTCTCATCTCCATAA